Sequence from the Burkholderia sp. GAS332 genome:
GATCGAGTCCTTGACGCGATCCACCCGTCCCGGCTCTCCGCCGCTAGCATGCATGTCAGTGTAGATGTGCCCAGGGCGAATGCAGTTGACGCGTATCCCATCCCGCGCGACTTCCTTTGCAAAACCGATCGTGAATGTCTCAAGGGCGCCCTTCGACGCAGCGTAGTCGACATATTCGTTTGGACTGCCGAGCCTCGCCGATGCCGATGAGATGTTGATCACGGCGCCGCCCCGCCCGTTGTGACGATAGGACATCCGCTTCGCCGCTTGCTGTGCACAGAGGATAGGGCCTATCGAGTTGACCGCGAAGATACGCTGCATCCGCTCGAATTCAAGATCCTCCAGCCGGGACTGCGGCGCAATGATCGCGGCGTTATTCACCAGCACATCGATCCGGCCGAACGCCCGGTCGATCGCGGCGAATAGCTGAGCGACCTGCTCGGGATCCGCGCTATCCGCGCGCATGGGTAAAGCCCGGCGCCCCATCGCTTCGACATCAGCCGTCACCGCGAGGGCGGCAGATTCGTTGGAGACGAAGCTCATCGCTACGTCGTAGCCTTGTGCGGCAGCAAGACGCGCGGTTGCCGCGCCTACGCCACGACCTCCACCCGTTATCAGAATGAGCGGTGCCTGCGAGACGGTATCCATTTAGCGAACCTTCATGTGGTGGTGGGATAGTCATTACGGTGTCAATCGCCTCATGCGCCGAGCGTCAATCGGCCCATGCGTTGATGTCGAGAACTGCGTCGGCGAACGCTTCTGGTCATGTCAAAGCCCCAGGCAAACCGCGCCGGCCGCGACGACCATGCAGGCGAGCCAGCGCGTGCCACTGACCGCTTCCCGCAGAAACACCCGCCCGATCAGCACCGCGAACACCACGCTGGTCTCGCGCAATGCCGATACCGCGCCCATCGCGCCCGACTGCAGCGCCCAGATCACGATCCCATACGCCGCGATCGACACCAGTCCGCCGACGAGCGACGAGCCGACCGACAGTGGCTCAGCACGTACCGGTGTCCATAGCGGTGCGAGCCCACGCACCGCGACGAACAGCACCGGCATCAGCCAATAGAACAGGAACATCCACGCGGTGTAGGTGAGCGGCTGGCCGTTGGACAACCTCACGCCGAGGCCGTCGATCACGGTATAGAGCGCAATCGTCGCACCGGTCGTCAGCGCGGCCAGCGCACCCGCGCGCGACACGTGCTGCCCCCACAGCGCGATCGTGATGATGCCCCCCGATATCATCGCGATCCCGAGAGCGTGCAAGGGGCCGATCGCCTCATGCGCGAAGAGCGCGGCGCCGAGCGTGACGAGCAGCGGCGATGAGCCTCGCGCGATCGGATACGCCAGCGCCAGGTCGTTGCGGCGATACGACCGCACGAGGCTCACGTTGTAGAAGAGATGCACGAGCCCCGATGCGACGATATAAGGCCAGGAGGCGCTGGCCGGCCAAGGATTGAACAGGACGACGAGCGTGGAGACCATCGCGATGGCGATGCTCATCCACGTCATGGACAAGAACCGGTCGCGGTTGCCGTGCAGCATCGCGTTCCAGCTCGCGTGGAGCAGCGCGGCGAAGAGCACGATACCGCCGGTATAACTGAGCATTGGGGTTGCGGGCCGGAAAGGGGGCGGGAGATTTCTTCAGTGATGCAGCAAGAAGGATATCTATCTTGTTGTGGGCCAACAAACCAGATAAATTGAGGGATCGCGTTAGATAAACTCTTTCGAATGAAACAGGGTTTGCCGCCACTCAATGCCCTGCGGGCCTTCGAGGCTGCGGGTCGGCTCGGCAGCTTCAAGGAAGCCGCCTCA
This genomic interval carries:
- a CDS encoding NAD(P)-dependent dehydrogenase, short-chain alcohol dehydrogenase family — encoded protein: MDTVSQAPLILITGGGRGVGAATARLAAAQGYDVAMSFVSNESAALAVTADVEAMGRRALPMRADSADPEQVAQLFAAIDRAFGRIDVLVNNAAIIAPQSRLEDLEFERMQRIFAVNSIGPILCAQQAAKRMSYRHNGRGGAVINISSASARLGSPNEYVDYAASKGALETFTIGFAKEVARDGIRVNCIRPGHIYTDMHASGGEPGRVDRVKDSIPMGRGGQPEEVARAILWLASAEASFITGTFLDVTGGK
- a CDS encoding Threonine/homoserine efflux transporter RhtA; protein product: MLSYTGGIVLFAALLHASWNAMLHGNRDRFLSMTWMSIAIAMVSTLVVLFNPWPASASWPYIVASGLVHLFYNVSLVRSYRRNDLALAYPIARGSSPLLVTLGAALFAHEAIGPLHALGIAMISGGIITIALWGQHVSRAGALAALTTGATIALYTVIDGLGVRLSNGQPLTYTAWMFLFYWLMPVLFVAVRGLAPLWTPVRAEPLSVGSSLVGGLVSIAAYGIVIWALQSGAMGAVSALRETSVVFAVLIGRVFLREAVSGTRWLACMVVAAGAVCLGL